One Mycobacterium kubicae genomic window carries:
- a CDS encoding DUF3090 domain-containing protein — translation MARAIHVFRTPDRFVAGTVGQPGNRTFYIQAVHDSRVVSVVLEKQQVAVLAERIGALLLEVNRRFGTPVPPEPAEVEDLNPLIMPVDAEFRVGTMGLGWDSEAQTVVVELLAVTDAEFDASVVLDDTEEGPDAVRVFLTPESARQFATRSNRVISAGRPPCPLCEEPLDPEGHICARTNGYRREALLGSNDEPEE, via the coding sequence ATGGCCCGCGCAATCCACGTCTTCCGCACACCCGACCGCTTTGTGGCCGGGACCGTTGGGCAGCCCGGCAATAGAACGTTCTACATCCAGGCGGTGCACGACTCCCGGGTGGTGTCCGTGGTCCTGGAGAAGCAGCAGGTCGCGGTGCTTGCCGAGCGGATCGGAGCGCTGCTGCTAGAGGTCAATCGCAGGTTCGGCACCCCGGTTCCGCCGGAGCCTGCCGAGGTGGAAGACCTCAACCCGCTGATCATGCCCGTCGACGCCGAATTCCGGGTCGGCACGATGGGCTTGGGCTGGGATTCCGAGGCGCAGACCGTGGTGGTCGAACTGCTGGCGGTCACCGACGCGGAATTCGACGCCTCAGTCGTGCTCGACGACACCGAAGAAGGCCCCGACGCCGTGCGGGTGTTCCTGACTCCCGAGTCGGCACGACAGTTCGCCACCCGATCCAACCGCGTCATCTCGGCCGGACGTCCGCCGTGCCCGCTGTGTGAGGAGCCGCTGGATCCGGAGGGGCACATCTGCGCTCGCACCAACGGTTATCGGCGCGAGGCGCTGCTCGGGTCCAACGATGAACCCGAGGAGTGA
- a CDS encoding SCO1664 family protein, producing MNPRSDERQVLRDGELTVLGRIRSASNATFLCEATVGADSVHCVYKPVAGEQPLWDFPDGTLAGRERGAYLVSASLGWDIVPYTIIRDGPAGPGMVQLWVEQPGDQDDSGSPRGPDLVDLFPARKPRRGYLPVLQAYDYAGDEVVLMHADDSRLRRMAVFDVLVNNADRKGGHILCGLDGKVYGVDHGVSLHVQDKLRTVLWGWAGKPVDDDTLAAVARLADAVGGPLGEELAGHITSAEIAALRLRAYALLDNPVMPTPNRHRPIPWPAF from the coding sequence ATGAACCCGAGGAGTGACGAACGGCAGGTATTGCGCGACGGAGAGTTGACGGTCCTGGGACGGATCCGCTCCGCGAGCAATGCCACGTTCTTGTGTGAGGCGACGGTCGGCGCCGACAGCGTGCACTGCGTGTACAAGCCGGTCGCCGGCGAGCAGCCACTGTGGGACTTCCCCGACGGGACGCTGGCCGGCCGCGAGCGCGGCGCGTACCTGGTGTCGGCGTCTCTGGGCTGGGACATCGTGCCCTACACCATCATTCGGGACGGGCCGGCCGGTCCGGGCATGGTGCAGCTGTGGGTGGAGCAGCCGGGCGACCAGGACGATTCCGGCTCGCCGCGAGGACCCGACCTGGTCGACCTGTTTCCCGCGCGCAAGCCGCGGCGCGGCTATCTGCCGGTGTTGCAGGCCTACGACTATGCCGGCGACGAAGTCGTCTTGATGCATGCCGACGACAGCCGGCTGCGGCGCATGGCGGTGTTCGACGTGCTGGTCAACAACGCCGACCGCAAGGGCGGGCACATCCTGTGCGGACTGGACGGCAAGGTCTACGGCGTCGACCACGGCGTGAGCCTGCACGTCCAGGACAAGCTGCGCACGGTGTTGTGGGGCTGGGCGGGCAAGCCCGTCGACGACGACACGTTGGCAGCGGTGGCCCGACTGGCCGACGCGGTCGGTGGACCGCTCGGCGAGGAGCTGGCGGGTCACATCACCAGTGCCGAAATCGCGGCCCTGCGGCTGCGGGCGTACGCGTTGTTGGACAATCCGGTAATGCCCACTCCCAACCGGCACCGGCCCATTCCGTGGCCGGCGTTCTAG